CTCACCACCCGCCAGACCGTGCACACCCTGGTCGACATCGTGGCCAAGGGCGGCAACCTGCTGCTGAACATCGCCCCGTCGCCCGAGGGTACGTGGGACGCCGGGGCCTACGAGTTGCTCGCGGGTGTGGGGGCCTGGATGGACGTGAACAGCGAGGCGATCTACGGGACGCGGGCGATCAGCCCCTACAAGACCGGGCGGGTGGGCCTGACGCAGGCGCGCGCGACCGGCGCGGTCTACGCGATCCACATGGCGGCCGAGGGCGAGACGGCCCCGCCGGCCGAGATCGTCGTGGGCGGTGTGGCGCCGGCCGACGGGGCCCGGGTGACGATGCTGGGCGTGGCGGGCGAGTTGGCCTGGGAGCGGCGGGGCGACGGGTTCGTCGTGAAGGTGCCCGCGGCCGTGCGGGCCGAGCCGCCGTGCAGCGATGCCTGGACCCTGCGGGTCTCGTCGATCAAGGAGAAGTGAGAACCGGTCGTGAATTCATTCTTCGAGACCGCCTTTTTCATCCTCATCGCCGCCTACGGCGCGGCCATGGTCTACGCCGGCGTGTCGCAGGTCGCGTACAATCGGCTCTCGCCGTGGCTCTTCCGCGGCGGGTTGCAGGTGTTCGAACGCCAGGTGGGGTCGCACGTGCTCGAGCGGGCCCACGCCGGCGGGCTCGACGCGGAGTTCGTCGCCGTCCGGGAACTCGCGGCCGACCGCGTCCTGATCCGGGCCACCGAGCGCTACAAGGGAGGCAGCCTCCGGTCGCCCTGCCCGGTTCTGGGCACCATCGCCTGGACGACGACCGGCGTCGTGGTCACGGGCCGCATCCCGGCCGCGCCCATCGTCGTGGCTCAACTGATGGTGCTCATCGTGCTGGTGGCGGTGGTCGGCGGGGCGCAGGGCGGCAGCATCACCGGGGGGCAGGCGGTGCTCTTCGTCGGGGGCCTGGCCGCCTTCCTCGGTTTCATCTTCGTCGTGAGTTATCTCATCGAGTCGCAGCGGTTCCGCGCGCTGATCGCTGACATCGAGGCAGGCGGGGTGCGCGCCGGGGGCTGATGCGGGGCGGTCAGATGTCGTCGACCGGCTCCCCTTCATCCAACCCCCTGAACTTCGGCGTCCCCGTCGTCCTGCAGATCTTCCGCGCCAGGATGTGGTAGATGTGCGTCTCCCAGTTCACGATCCCCGCGCGCATGTGCAGCTGCCTGAGGTAGGTCAGGAACTTCAGCCGCTCCTCGTCGCTGTAGCCGACAGCCTGCATGGCGTGGGCCAGGTGGGCGTACATGTTGTCGAGCTCGTGCTGGTTGGGCAGCCTGGTCGTGCGGTGGGGGTGGCTGACGCTCATCTCGGGGCGGCGCGACGCCTTCGCGGCGGCCGCGGCCTCATCGTCGCGGGCCCGCTGCAGCGCCTGCCGGATCTCCCACGAATACAGCATCACGGCCTGGGCCAGATTCAGCGACGGCTGCTCGGGCGCCGTGTCCACCGTCGAGAGGTAGCGGCAGATGTCGACCTCGTCGTTGGTCATGCCCGTGCGCTCGGTCCCGAACATGATGACGACCTTGCCTTCGCGGCTGTGGTCGGCGATGCGGTCGGCCAGATCGCCCGGCGTGAGCAGCGCCGCCTTGCGCAGCTTGCGCGAGCGGGCGGTGGTGCCGGTCACCACGAGGGCGTCGCCGACGGCGTCCATCAGGTCGTCCACCACCAGGGCGTTGTCGAGGATGTCCTCGGCCCCGTGGGCCAGGGCGCGGGCGCTGCGGCCCTTGGGGTTCAGGGGGTCGATCAGGCGCAGGTGCTTGAGCCCCATGGTCTTCATGGCGCGGCAGGCGGCCCCGATGTTCATGGGTTCGGTGGTGCGGCTCAGGACGACGATCACGTTGTCCGGATCGACGGGCGGGCGCGGCGCGGCGGCGTCGGTCACGGGTCGGTCCTCTCCAGCAGGGCCAGGCACTCGATGTGCGCCGTCTGGGGGAAGAAGTCCATCACCTTCAGCTTGCGCAGGGCGTAGCCCCCCTCGGCGAAGCCGGCCGTGTCCCGGGCCAGGGTGGCCGGATCGCAGCTCATGTACACCAGGTGCCGCGGCCGGCGCGCGAGCAGGGCCTTGACGCCGTTGCGGCCGAGGCCGGCGCGCGGCGGGTCGACCAGCACCGTGGCCGACGCCCAGGCCTCGGGCGCGGCCAGGTCGTCCCGGGCCAGGATGCGCGTGACCGGGCCCTCGTGCAGGGCAACGCGGCGGCCGGCCGCCTCGGCGCGGGCGAAGTTGTTGGCGGCGTCGCGGCAGGCGTTCCTGTCGACCTCGACGGCGATCACCTGCACGAAGCGGTCGGCCAGGGCGAGGGAGAAGAGGCCCACGCCGCAGAAGAGGTCGCAGAAGAGGTCGCCGGTCGCGACCTCGT
This bacterium DNA region includes the following protein-coding sequences:
- a CDS encoding RNA methyltransferase, which codes for MTDAAAPRPPVDPDNVIVVLSRTTEPMNIGAACRAMKTMGLKHLRLIDPLNPKGRSARALAHGAEDILDNALVVDDLMDAVGDALVVTGTTARSRKLRKAALLTPGDLADRIADHSREGKVVIMFGTERTGMTNDEVDICRYLSTVDTAPEQPSLNLAQAVMLYSWEIRQALQRARDDEAAAAAKASRRPEMSVSHPHRTTRLPNQHELDNMYAHLAHAMQAVGYSDEERLKFLTYLRQLHMRAGIVNWETHIYHILARKICRTTGTPKFRGLDEGEPVDDI